DNA from Paraburkholderia sp. BL10I2N1:
TACTTCCCGCACCTGTCAGCCGACCTGATGCAGCGCCGCGCACGCAATAACGAACTGGGCCTGCCGGTCACACGGTTTGACCGCTCGCAGAAGTCCGCCCTTGGGGTCCACGTGGAAGACCTGGCGAGCTACCTGGACGGCCGCAGGGCCGAGGCGCGCAAGGAGTTCAGCGCAACAAAAGATCAAGTGCAACAGTCTGCCTGAGCGCAGGAATTCAGTGCAACGCAGTGCAACAGAAGTGCAGCAGTCTGCCTGAGAGGCCCGTCAAATAAGGCGATCGGTCCAGTCCATCATCGGTGCGACGGACACGCGGCGGGGCGTTGATTTCATTGAATTTTGCTGCAATTTCATAATCTTGCGGATGAATGCTGAACGTCTTGTTCAAGTCCGTTTTCTGTGATTTTTGCTCGTTTTTTTGCCCGAGTGCTACGACGTAGCACGGAAAAACCTCGTGTAACACCGGGGGAGCAATGGGAACGATCACGGAGCGCGTTCGCAAGGACAAGAGTATAGGCTACACCGCCAAGATCCGCCTGAAGCAAGGCGGCAGGGTCGTACATACTGAGGCGAAGACCTTCGACCGTAGACCGGCGGCACAGGCGTGGCTCGACAAGCGGGAGCGCGAGTTGGCGCAACCCGGCGCACTCGAAACAGCCAAAGTGGAAGATCCGACCTTAAGCGAGGCGATCGGTCACTACATCCGGGAATTGAAACGGAATCCCGGTCGTACGAAGAAACCCCCCGCAAGGTGCTGAAGCGGCTCGGTGCTTCGGGAAAATCCGCCATGCGCCAACATCGCCCTCCCCTCGACGAACTCGACCGGATCCTGACCCATTTCGAGAGAATCCGAAAGCGCCGCCCGGACAGTGCCCCGATACGCGACCTGACGGCGTTCGCCCTCTTCTCTACACGAATCCAGGAAATGCTCCGGATCGAATGGAAGGATCTCGACGAAAGCGGAAGCCGCGTGCTCGTACGCAACCTGAAACACCCAGGTCAGAAAATCGGCAACGACGTCTGGTGCGACTTGCCTCTGGAGGCGTTCCGGACCGTCAAGGCGCAGCCGCAACTGGATGATCGAATTTTTCCGTATGGCACCGACGCCGTCGGCGCGGCGCTTTCAGCGCCTGCCGGTTCCTGCAGATCGAGGACCTGCCCCCGCAAGACATGAGGCACGAAGGAACATCGCGACTCTTTGAAATGGTGTGGGATATCCCACACGTTGCGGCCGTCACGGGACACCGCAGTTGGCAACTGCCTGAAGCGTTACACACACCTAAGGCACTCGGGAGACAAGTTCGCTGACTGGAAGTGACTGGACGTCATTGCACCCCGAAAAAGAGGCCAACGACGCTGCAGCTGCGTATGCTCAACGGTGCGATCGCGACGTGCTAACGGACATCCTGTTCTTGCTGCAATCCGGCATCCCGCGATCGATCCTGCTGAAATGCCGTGAAGAGCATCGCGGCGGGCCTCGCATCAGGCTGACGCCGGCACCGACATCCGCTTCATCCAGAAAAACCTGTGGCACGCGTCGATCGAGACGGCTGGTATCTATCTGCACGTCGAGGACGATCGGCGCCACGCGCAGACGGTTGCACAGCAACGTCCGGCGGACCCGGCATAATGACATGGTGTGCTCGCCGAGTCGGTGACATCAAGGAATGCCCCATGCGATCCATCTCGACAACCGGACTGCTCACGTCACGGAGCCTCGCGCTGATTGGTGCAGGGCTGCTCTGCCTGACGATCGAGTCCGCAGTGGCCGCCGATACCGCCGCGACCCTTTACAGACAATGCCGCGACAAACCTTCGACCGCAGCGCAGCGAGACTGTTATCCCGACGTGGTCAGGCGGTCCGAGATCGAGCTTGTGACCGCCGAGAAGAAGGCACGCGCCCACATGATGGAACTCGAAAAGATCAGTGAAGGCAGCCGTTCTATGCATCCCGTACTTGCCTTTGACAAAGCAGCGCGCACCTTCCGCGTATTTCGGGATGCGGAGAGCAACCGTGTACTGGCTTCCTACGGTTCCGGCAACGGCGGCGACCTTGCCGCGTCCGGCACGGCCATCAAGATGAACATCGCCCGCGCGAGGCTGCTGAGCGGCGAAGCAGCGGCGCGCTGAAGCTGGTCGCTTCGGCGCTCGACTGCTGATAGCGGCATGATCGGGAAACCAGATCGTCTTCGTTGATCAAGGTCTTAAGCCAAGATTTGCTTTTACCGGCCAACCCTCTCTATCGCCCCGAGCGCCGGCGACTTTGGACCAGTGAGGAAACAGAATAGCTCCGCTTTCAGTTCCCGGCGGTGCATTTCACGGCCCGCAATGTCGTTGCAACCCTGGCGACCACGTGTCGTTGCGCATACACGAAAACGAGTGATTTACCGGCGCGCGGCAAAGGATACAGTCTGAAAGAGCAGGTACCCGGCAGCACTCCAGAAGTGCGAACTGGCGACAACTCCCCCACGGGACCACATCAGTGGCCGGAAGCAGGTACGGTTTACGCAGTTTTTCGACGAGGACGCGCACCGATGACGTTCTTGGTCTTGTAGGTGACACCGTGCTGTTCGAGGTATTCGCGAATCAGCTGCCGCACCACCTGTGAGGGCGTCAAGTCCTGTTCGCCGCCGACGACGAGATCTGAGCGCCGTCGCGTTTCCAGTAGCGCCCCACGTACCTCAACCTGAGGCCCACCTGCCCGCACGCGCAGGCGGGCTTCATGACCGGCCGCCTCGTCGTTCACCCACCTGCACTGCACCTCCGGATCGAAGCCGCTCATCTGTAGGCGTTTTCCTACACGCCTTCCGCGCCGCCTACACCAAGTTCCTACAGGGACGATTTAATTTTCAGACGCTGCATCCCATACTGCAGCACATGACTTGCGACACTTCCGTTACAGCACTGAAGGTCTTTCTCGTCGAAGACTCGATCCCCGTCCGCCGCCGGATGGTCTCACTGTTGAGCGCGATCGAAGGCGTCGAGATAGCCGGCGAAGCCGAAGAGGCATTCGCAGCGCTCGCTGCGATAGCCGCCATGAAGATCGATGTCGCAATCGTCGATCTGAGGCTGACGGCAAGCACCGGCATGGAGGTTGTCGCGGCGCTGGCGCGACTTCACCCAGAGGTCACGACGATCGTGCTGACCAATCATGCGGATTCGTCGTTCCGCGAAGCCTGTATGGCGGCCGGCGCGCACCACTTCTTCGACAAGACCAGCGAGTTCCAGTTGGCCCGCGACACGATTGAGAAACTTGCGCGCGA
Protein-coding regions in this window:
- a CDS encoding DUF1311 domain-containing protein, with the protein product MAADTAATLYRQCRDKPSTAAQRDCYPDVVRRSEIELVTAEKKARAHMMELEKISEGSRSMHPVLAFDKAARTFRVFRDAESNRVLASYGSGNGGDLAASGTAIKMNIARARLLSGEAAAR
- a CDS encoding pyocin activator PrtN family protein, translated to MKTIDILVQQFNAAFIPLEAVRLAYFPHLSADLMQRRARNNELGLPVTRFDRSQKSALGVHVEDLASYLDGRRAEARKEFSATKDQVQQSA
- a CDS encoding response regulator; the protein is MTCDTSVTALKVFLVEDSIPVRRRMVSLLSAIEGVEIAGEAEEAFAALAAIAAMKIDVAIVDLRLTASTGMEVVAALARLHPEVTTIVLTNHADSSFREACMAAGAHHFFDKTSEFQLARDTIEKLARERAACAVQERGAHHVWRR
- a CDS encoding integrase; the protein is MGTITERVRKDKSIGYTAKIRLKQGGRVVHTEAKTFDRRPAAQAWLDKRERELAQPGALETAKVEDPTLSEAIGHYIRELKRNPGRTKKPPARC